TGCATCATCCACGCCGGTGAATGTGTCCAAGTACTTCATCAACGCCAGTGGATCTGCCTTCGCCTGCTCCCGCACGCGCGCTGCCTCCCCTTGGCCAAAACAGTCAATTCCGAAGGCAATGGGGCCGTCTTGAGCGTTGTCTAAATTCTCGATCTGACACCCGATTGATCGTGACAAACTGTGCTCCTGCCCAGCTTCGTCTTTCCAAAAGAGATGTAACTGGTTGGGCCATACTTCAGAGTTAACTACTTCAGCTTCGCTCTCTGAACCTACAAGACATCGGATGGCCTCAAAAGTTGTTGATTTCCCAGTTCCCCTGCCGCCAATGATGCAGTTGAGGTTTCGACTAAAATGAACCATTTGCCCGTCCAGGAAGCCGCCGCCAAACGCGGCTCCGAGGACGAACGGTGTTGTCTCTGGCACTTCGTCTTCCAGACGGACTCGCGAGTCGCACTCCTCCAGAGCGTGTCGCAAACTAAGGAATGAGGGCGCTGTCATTTTGTAGCGCGTTAGCTTTCTATCTTGTCGCGCATTGCGTCCTAAAGCATTTAAAGTGTGCGAGTCTGAATTCAGGATACGAGCAAGATACTGCCTCTCGCCGAGGCCTAACTTTGCGATCCGTTGCTTTCCGATTCCAACGCGAACTGAATCCACGTCGTCCTTCGTGTATGACACAGGAGAAAGCGCAGTATTTAGTTCGATTCCTAACAGCGCACGATGACATAGGATGTCGAGCTTGTGAGGCGACGCGCCAGGATGGTTGGTTTCTAGACCATTTCCTCCATCGATGTGAGCCAATACTCCAAAGCCACCCTGCTCCTCAATCAAGTCGAGGCAGCGGCTCATGTTTGTCCTACAACGGCTATTCTGTGTGCCCCGCTCAGAGAGATCGAGACGGCCGTGAAATTGCTCGAGCGCCTCCAGCGATGGGAAATAACATAGCAAATGGCCTTCTGGAGTGGATAATTCGACAGCAGGTATTACTAATATTCCGGCGGCTTCGCCAGCGGCAAGCGCATCGCGTACGTTTCGAATCTCGTTGTGGTCCGCGATAGCAATGAGGTCGAGCTTTTCGATCACTGCAGTGTCGATGATTGACTGCGCCGTCATCGCTGCATCCTTCACATCGTGCGACGCACTGTACGAATGGATGTGTAGATCACCTCGATAAAAGTGCGCCCCGTTTGGAAGGGCAGTGCATTCCGCCAGTTTTCCTGTCATGTCATTTTCCAAATAGCGCCGCAAGCGCACGTTATAGAACTATGCCATGACCTAAACTTAGTCGGTCAATTTAGTTAAAAAAATAACGAAACTGGCGACCTACTTGTGCACTCTCGAACGCGAGAGTGCAGATCTCAAGGCGGACCTAGGACCGTTGCTTCGACCGATTAGCGCGTCACAAAACAGTTCTACATACCTCCAATAGACAAGCGAACAGGCAAGCGATAGGAACGCTTGCTGGATGTCTGCTCGTCGCTCATGTGAGATGCGCAAGCTGTAAAAACGTTGTAGCATCCTGGGGCGCGCTCAACAACCCAAGCACAATGCGCATGTGAAGCGTAGGCTGGACTGGTATGCAGCTTACCTAGATGTCTGCGTGCACACCGGAAGGCTCTATAGCCGTCAAAATGACTTCTACGAGCGGGATAAGGAAGCGGGTCGAACACCTTTGCGCCCTAGATCTTGGCTACCAGCCGTAACTCACGTTGATCCATGAGCAGCTGGTGCTTGCAGCCGCGCTTGCCATGATCGGTCGGGTTTCTGCCTGTATATTCGCCGCTGGCAGGGGGCAGCTACAATGGCAGTGTCAATGCTAGCTCGAGGCACATTATCTTGGTTGCCACTGACCAAATCTCGATAGGCTCCGTTGGCTTCACACAACAACTGGAATGGTTCTAAGGACTGACAACTTTAGACAGAATTCTTATCAATCAGGGAAACGGTGCCCAGGGTTCCCAGGTGCTTATAGTTGTTCGTGTTCTTCAGCTTCGGGGTCTTCTGGCAGATGACGTCGAATTCGTCCTTCAGCGCCAGCCAGGCCGTGTCGACCGCGTCGGGCGGCGCATCCCACGAACCCTTGTCGCGGCCCTTGAAGCCGCGCGTCTTGGGCGACATGCCGTGCGGCACGGCGCGTTCGATGGCGCTGCGCAGCGGTCCCAGGTTGTCGGGCAGGTCGTTGGCACTGAGCGTGGTCTTGGCCGCCATCATGCCGCAGCCGATGTCGACGCCGACCGCGGCCGGGATCACCGCGCCCAGGGTCGGGATCACGCTGCCGATGGTCGATCCTTTACCCAGGTGCACGTCGGGCATGGCCGCCATGTGTTTATAGATGAATGGCATGCGCGCGGTGTTGGCGAGCTGCTGGCGCGCTTCGTCTTCGACCGGCACGCCGCGGGTCCACATCTTGACCGGGCGGCCGCCGTTCACGTCCATCACGTCGTAGTGCTGGGCAGCTTGTTGTGCCTTGTGCTGGATTGCCATGATTGTCTCTTTCCTTCAGTTGGGTTCGACCAGGGTCGACAGGATGGTGCGCCAGACGCGCTGGGCCTGCCGGGCCGTCAACGCGGTTTCGCCGTGGCTGGCGCTCGGATCATCGTTCGCGAATACCTGGACGCGGACCGATACGCCGCGTACATCGGCATCCACCGACAACAAACGCGTGCCCGCTGTTCTGCCTGGTACGCCGGCCTTGCCGACGCTGATGATCCATCCCATATCGTTCTCCCTGTCGTGATCGGCCTGGATTGGCCACATGCGTTCTCTTTGCTTGCCTGTCTCTATTTGCAAGGCATGTGCCAGGAATGGGCGATGGCATGGAGTCTAATTATAAGTAGTTGATTGAAATAGAAAATTTTTCGAAGTCATCAACCTGTGCTACCGCCATTACAAGCTAAATTTCATGGTAAATTTATACCTAAATATAAATTTTTATAAATATGAAAAACAAGAAAAAGGTCGTCATCGGTTTTATCGGTACTCAGCTCGACAGTGGAAAAGGTAGCGCACGTTGGGAAAAATGGCGGCCGACGGTGGCGCTGGCACAGCACGAAGACGTGATCATCGACCGTATCGACTTGCTGTTCAGCGGCCACCACGATGCGCTGGTGAAGCAGGTGACAATCGATATCGGGGCGGTTTGCCCGCAAACCGAGGTCGTGCCGCGCCAGGTCGCCATCGACGACCCATGGGATTTCGAGCAGGTGTATGGCGCGCTTTACGATTTCGCCAGGGACTATCCATTCGACCTGGAACGTGAGGAATACTGGATCCACATCACGACTGGTACGCACGTGGTGCAGATCTGCCTGTTCCTGATGACCGAAGCGCATTACTTTCCGGGCCGGCTATTGCAGACTTCGCCACCGCGGCGCCACACCCCGGGCGCGCCGGGCTCCCTGGCGCTGATCGACCTCGATCTGTCGAAATACAACCAGATCGCGCAGCGTTTTACGCGCGAGCAGCAGGAAGGCGTGGCATTCCTGAAATCCGGCATCGCCACCCGCAACCCGCGCTTCAATGCAATGATCGACGAGATCGAACGGGTCGCCATCAAGTCGCGCGCGCCGATGCTGTTGATGGGGCCGACCGGCGCCGGCAAATCCTTCCTGGCGCGCCGCTTGTACGAACTAAAAAAGGCGCGTCGCCAGATCGATGGCAGATTTGTCGAGATCAATTGCGCCACGCTGCATGGCGATGGCGCCGGTTCTACCCTGTTCGGGCACGTCAAGGGGGCCTTCACCGGGGCCGCCGCCGAGCGCGCCGGTTTGCTGCGCAGCGCCGCCAAGGGGCTGTTGTTCCTCGACGAGATCGGTGAACTGGGATTGGACGAGCAAGCCATGCTGCTCAAGGCGATCGAGGATAAACGCTTCTTGCCGGTCGGTGCCGACCAGGAAGTACACAGCGATTTTCAACTGATCGCCGGCACCAACCGCGACCTGGCACAGGACGTGCGACATGGCCGCTTCCGTGAAGATCTGTTCGCTCGCATCAATTTATGGACCTATGAATTGCCGGGCCTGGCCGAACGGCGCGAAGACATCGAACCGAACATCGATTACCTGCTGCGCGCGTTCGGCGCCGAGCATGGGCAGATGGTCCGTTTCAACAAGGAGGCGCGCGACCGCTACATGCGTTATGCGCTGTCGCCGCAGGCGCGCTGGACCGGCAACTTCCGCGACCTGTCCGCTTCCGTGATGCGCATGGCGACGCTGGCCGAAGCGGGCCGCGTGACCAGCGACATCGTCGATGGCGAGATACTGCGCCTGCGCCGCCTGTGGCAGCACGACGCCGAAGCGCCGCTGCCATCTGCAAGCACCCCTCAAGATCGTGCTCTGAAGCGACTGCTGGGCGGCGAGGCGGCACAGCTCGACCACTTCGATGCGGTGCAACTGCAGGCGGTGATCGACGTGTGCTGCCGCTCGGCTTCGCTGTCGGAGGCGGGGCGCAGCCTGTTCGCGGTCTCGCGCCAGGCCAAGCGCCAGCCGAACGATGCGGACCGGCTCAAGAAATACCTGGCCCGCTTCGGGCTGTCGTGGGAGGCGATACGGCATTTTGACGCTTCATGACGCCGATGGCGCAGTCTGTCGCAATCCCGGCGTTGGTGCATGTTCGCCGGCCTATAGTGGGTTCATCAACCCTGTATCGGAGAACATGACATGAAAAAATTGCTCAGCACCGCCCTCCTCGCCAGCACCATGGCGCTCGCTGCCAATACCGCCTGGGCCGAGGACGTGCGCGAAAACCGTCCGGTGGACGCCGCAGTATCGAAAGTGCGCCTGGGCGGCATCGTGCGCTTGACGCTGCGCCAGGGGCCGCCGTCGCTGGTGCTGTCGGGCGAACGCCGTTGGGTGGCAAAGATCACGACCACGCAACGCGGCGACACCCTGGTGATCGACATGGACAATGCTACCCGCATGGAAAACAACAAGGGCGAGTTGCGCGCCGACCTGACGGTACCGAATCTGCAGGAATTCGTGTCGCAAGGCGTCGGTTCGAGCGAGGTGTCCGGCTTCAGCGGCAATAAGGTAAGGTTGTCGCTGGACGGTGCGGGTGCGGTGAAATTTACCGGGCAGTATCGCGAAGTCGATGCGCGCCTGGGCGGTGTGGGCGGCTTGACGCTGGACCCGGGACAGGCCGACCGGGTAGAGGTGCGCCTTGGCGGCGCTGGCCATATCACGGTGAGCGGCCAGACCAAGCTGCTGCGTGCCCACCTGGGCGGCGTCGGTGGACTCGACGCTCAACAATTACGTGCCGATACGGTCGACCTGGACATGTCGGGCCTGGGCGGCGCCAGCGTGTTCGCCAGGACCGCTGCCAACGTCAACATGAGCGGTATGGGATCGGCCACCGTCTATGGCAAGCCGGCGACGCGCCATGCGACGACCAACGGTTTTGGAAAAGTCAGCTGGCAATGACACGCCGTTCAGGCGGGTACGATCGATGGCGCGCGGCCAGCATGCCGGCATGTGGCGCAGGCCGCCATGCCGGCCATGAGCATTAGCGGATGACCGTGTCGTTCTTTACCGAGGTCACGCCTTTGATGTTGCGCGCCAGTTCGACGGCGCGCTGAGAGCTTTCGCGCGAGTCGACGAAGCCGCTCAGCTGGACCGTGCCCTTGAAGGTTTCAACCTTCACCTGAGTTGCCTTGACCGTCGGGTCGGCGGCGAAGGCGGCTTTCACCTTGCTGGTGATCACGGCATCATCGACGTATTCGCCGGTGCCTTCACGGGTTGCGGTAGGAGCGCATGCTGCAAGCGACACCAGCAGGGTACCGGCGATGACGGATTGGGCGATGGCGGACTGGAAACGGCGAGTAAAGGTCATGGCAATTCTCCGAATTTATTGAGCTTTTATTATTCCCAATTTCGGTTTAGCCTGTCGCCCGATACTGTTGCGAAAACGCGACCGCGATCGATCACGGCGCCGCGACCGCACCTGCATGGCCACCCGAAGCGTTATCTAAACGTACGGCAATGCGTTGTGGCGGTAAGTCATGGCCGAGCACCAGGCGCACGTCGGCGCGGCTAGCCAAGGCAACTTCGACCGCTATATTGGCGCCGAAGCGTTGCGCCAAGCGTTCGGCCACCCCACGGAACGCCGGCTGATATTCGATGCGGGTCTGGCGTACCGCGAAGCCCTTCTCGTTACTCAAGCGCACGATCTTGACGCCAGGCTCCTGGATCTGGCGCGACAGCCTGCGTGCCATGCCTTGGCGGCCATTACCGTTGCTGATTTCGAGGGCGGCAAGCACGAGAGGCTGCGATTGCTCTCCTTCCTTCTTGGCCGTCTCCTTGTGCGCCACGCTGGCGGAAGCGACGCGGCGCAGTTCGAGTAATCCGTTGCCCTTGTCAATCACCTCCGTGAACGCCCATTCCTGGTCCGGTTGCCGGACACGTTGTACTGCTTGCTCAATTGCAGGCAATTTATGCCCACCGGTTGCGGTAGCGTAATCCACTTGGAAATCATGTTCGCGCAGCGCGCTGGCCTGGCGCAGCATTTGCCGGGCGCGTTCATCCTGGCCGAGTTTCTGCAGCGTCTCGCCCAGATATTGCCAGGCGCGTTGGTTGAGCGGATCGAGCAGGCAGGCTTTTTCTAGCGCCGGCAAGGCATCGTTGAAGTCGCCCTGGAGGTAATGAGCATAGCCGAGGTTACCGAACAGGAAAGCGTAAGCCGGGCCAGAATCCATCGTTGCTCCACGGGTAAGCTCGCGCCAGATCGGGATTGCCTTGGCGTAATCGCCCTGCTCGGCATAGGCGATCGCCAAGCCGTTTCTGGCATTGACGTGGGCGCCATCGGCTTGCAGCGCAGCCTGGTAAGCGGCGATCGCTTCGGCGGGGCGCCGCGCCAGATGCAACATGCGGCCGCGCTGGTAATGTTCATCTGCAGGATTGGCGTGGGCAATGGCCGACGCCGTCTGCGGGGAAAAACCGCCGCAGCCCAGCAGCGCGCCGCTGCATAGCAAAGGCAGTGCGACAAGCGCGGCACGAAGATGGATTCGGACTGGCATGGTGATCTCCCAAGATATCAATCACTGCTGAGGACGGTACCGAACATGGCCATGAGCTGCAGCGCAGCCGGGCCGAGCAACACCATCAGCAAGGTCGGAAAAATGCAGAAAATGAGCGGGAACAGCAGCTTGAGGCCGATCTTGGCGGCGGCTTCCTCGGCAATCATGCGGCGCTTGGTACGCAGGTTTTCCGAATACACCCGCAAGGCATCGCCGATGCTGGTGCCGAAGCGTTCCGACTGGATCAGCATGGCTACCAGCGAATCGACGTCGTCGACACCGACACGTAACGCGAAATTGCGCAGTGCTTTTTCCTTACTGAAGCCAGCGCGCATTTCCATCAAAACCAGTTGAAGTTCCTGCGCGAGCATCACGCTTTTGATATGAATTTCTGCAGCCACCTTGACCATCGCTCGTTCCAGGCTAAGACCCGCTTCCACGCATACGGTAAGCAGATCGAGCGCATCCGGAATCGTCTCGAATATCTCGCGTTTGCGGAATTTGACGAAGCGATCCAGCACCATGTTCGGCAGGTAATAACCGAGAGATGCAGCCAGCAGAAGCACGAGCAGTATCGCGGTACCGCCGAGTTTTGCCGACGGTACCAGCGCCAGCGTGATGCCGCATACAGCCGGCATGAGCAGCGCGAGCACGGTCTTCGATGCAAAGTACAGTGCCGGTGCAGCCGGATTGCGCCAGCCGGCATTCATGAACCGGGTACGCAATGCCGATTTTTCCCATCCCTCTTCCGGCACCGAAAGCTTGCCCAGTGGCCGCACGGCGCGCGCCATGCGGTCGACCCAGCGGCTGCCATCCGCTTTGTTGCTTTCGGAGCGCGCGCCCATGAAGCTGGCGAGCCGGGCCCGCAGGGTGGCCGGAGCGAACAGAATCATTCCGAGCCAGGCCAAGCCGCAGACGATCGAAAACACGAGCAAGAGAAACAGCAATTGTGCGCTAGTCATGCAATGGCTCCTCAGATGCGGATGCGGATCAGCTTGCGCAGCCAGAGCACGCCGATGACGATCATTACCAGTGCTGTCCACAACAGCCGGATGCCGGGCGGCGTGGTCCAGAGCGGTTTGATGTAGTCGAGGTTGGTCAGTGCCAGTACGCCGGCAACGCCGAACGGCAACAGACCCAGGATCCAAGCGGACATCCGTCCTTCCGCCGACAGCACGCGTACTTGCGCCGCCAATTTCAGGCGGCTGCGGATGATGTGGCTGATGCTGCTCAGGATCTCGGCAAGGTTGCCACCGGTCTCGCGCTGGATCAGGATCGCAATGATCAGGTAGCGCAGGTCGGTCAGCGGAATGCGCGCGGCCATATTGTGCAGCGCTTCGCTCATCGGCACGCCATAGTTGATTTCCTCACGGGCAATACGGAATTCGCCGCTCAACGGTTCGGACAGTTCGTTGCCGACGATCTGCAGCACGTTGGTGAACGAGTGCCCGGCGCGTAACGCCCGAGCGATGAAGTCGGCTGCATCCGGCAACTGCTGCTCGATATAGGCCAGGCGCCGCGCCCGTGCACGTCGCACCAGCGCCAGCGGCACCAAGGCGCACAGCAGCATCACGCCGGCGCGGATCGCCAGTGGCATCGGCCACTGCACCACCACGGTAGCGCCGGCCAGTAATGCGCCCGCGGACCAAAGCAGGAACATCTCGACCGACCATTGCTTCCCCGACTGGATCAGCAGACGGTCGAGCCAATGCGCGATCGCGAGGCGATGCAGCAGCCGGTCGACCGCTTCATGCCGGCCGAAGCGGCGCTGCTTCAGGATCGAGACGCGCTCTCCGGCACGGC
The genomic region above belongs to Massilia forsythiae and contains:
- a CDS encoding type II secretion system F family protein, whose translation is MDIFFYGFAVFLFAAIILAIEGIYLWWVNVHGAAAQRVARRLQLMSGSPGRAGERVSILKQRRFGRHEAVDRLLHRLAIAHWLDRLLIQSGKQWSVEMFLLWSAGALLAGATVVVQWPMPLAIRAGVMLLCALVPLALVRRARARRLAYIEQQLPDAADFIARALRAGHSFTNVLQIVGNELSEPLSGEFRIAREEINYGVPMSEALHNMAARIPLTDLRYLIIAILIQRETGGNLAEILSSISHIIRSRLKLAAQVRVLSAEGRMSAWILGLLPFGVAGVLALTNLDYIKPLWTTPPGIRLLWTALVMIVIGVLWLRKLIRIRI
- the rtcR gene encoding RNA repair transcriptional activator RtcR; translated protein: MKNKKKVVIGFIGTQLDSGKGSARWEKWRPTVALAQHEDVIIDRIDLLFSGHHDALVKQVTIDIGAVCPQTEVVPRQVAIDDPWDFEQVYGALYDFARDYPFDLEREEYWIHITTGTHVVQICLFLMTEAHYFPGRLLQTSPPRRHTPGAPGSLALIDLDLSKYNQIAQRFTREQQEGVAFLKSGIATRNPRFNAMIDEIERVAIKSRAPMLLMGPTGAGKSFLARRLYELKKARRQIDGRFVEINCATLHGDGAGSTLFGHVKGAFTGAAAERAGLLRSAAKGLLFLDEIGELGLDEQAMLLKAIEDKRFLPVGADQEVHSDFQLIAGTNRDLAQDVRHGRFREDLFARINLWTYELPGLAERREDIEPNIDYLLRAFGAEHGQMVRFNKEARDRYMRYALSPQARWTGNFRDLSASVMRMATLAEAGRVTSDIVDGEILRLRRLWQHDAEAPLPSASTPQDRALKRLLGGEAAQLDHFDAVQLQAVIDVCCRSASLSEAGRSLFAVSRQAKRQPNDADRLKKYLARFGLSWEAIRHFDAS
- a CDS encoding GIN domain-containing protein, with the protein product MKKLLSTALLASTMALAANTAWAEDVRENRPVDAAVSKVRLGGIVRLTLRQGPPSLVLSGERRWVAKITTTQRGDTLVIDMDNATRMENNKGELRADLTVPNLQEFVSQGVGSSEVSGFSGNKVRLSLDGAGAVKFTGQYREVDARLGGVGGLTLDPGQADRVEVRLGGAGHITVSGQTKLLRAHLGGVGGLDAQQLRADTVDLDMSGLGGASVFARTAANVNMSGMGSATVYGKPATRHATTNGFGKVSWQ
- a CDS encoding type II secretion system F family protein codes for the protein MTSAQLLFLLLVFSIVCGLAWLGMILFAPATLRARLASFMGARSESNKADGSRWVDRMARAVRPLGKLSVPEEGWEKSALRTRFMNAGWRNPAAPALYFASKTVLALLMPAVCGITLALVPSAKLGGTAILLVLLLAASLGYYLPNMVLDRFVKFRKREIFETIPDALDLLTVCVEAGLSLERAMVKVAAEIHIKSVMLAQELQLVLMEMRAGFSKEKALRNFALRVGVDDVDSLVAMLIQSERFGTSIGDALRVYSENLRTKRRMIAEEAAAKIGLKLLFPLIFCIFPTLLMVLLGPAALQLMAMFGTVLSSD
- a CDS encoding LytR C-terminal domain-containing protein, whose protein sequence is MPVRIHLRAALVALPLLCSGALLGCGGFSPQTASAIAHANPADEHYQRGRMLHLARRPAEAIAAYQAALQADGAHVNARNGLAIAYAEQGDYAKAIPIWRELTRGATMDSGPAYAFLFGNLGYAHYLQGDFNDALPALEKACLLDPLNQRAWQYLGETLQKLGQDERARQMLRQASALREHDFQVDYATATGGHKLPAIEQAVQRVRQPDQEWAFTEVIDKGNGLLELRRVASASVAHKETAKKEGEQSQPLVLAALEISNGNGRQGMARRLSRQIQEPGVKIVRLSNEKGFAVRQTRIEYQPAFRGVAERLAQRFGANIAVEVALASRADVRLVLGHDLPPQRIAVRLDNASGGHAGAVAAP
- a CDS encoding BON domain-containing protein — protein: MTFTRRFQSAIAQSVIAGTLLVSLAACAPTATREGTGEYVDDAVITSKVKAAFAADPTVKATQVKVETFKGTVQLSGFVDSRESSQRAVELARNIKGVTSVKNDTVIR